Proteins encoded by one window of Anopheles maculipalpis chromosome 2RL, idAnoMacuDA_375_x, whole genome shotgun sequence:
- the LOC126568482 gene encoding U11/U12 small nuclear ribonucleoprotein 35 kDa protein-like translates to MSSTENSPKTKRWSKYVRDVYDPVQVGSIDGTDQVPHDRALVRAINSSYRPNRKVKGNPMHTIFVGRLAHSVTEEQLRAKFAPFGTIVHARLVTDIITGLPRGYAFIEYSDRDEALRAIDRMHGVTIDGKEILVDEEWERRLEGWKPRRLGGGFGGRKKSQQLRFGCKVQPFRRPILEPSGTGAGVSSVSEWNRRVRHRKEGGSKSTKRDKTNDG, encoded by the exons ATGAGCTCCACCGAAAATTCTCCTAAAACGAAGCGCTGGTCAAAGTACGTACGTGATGTTTACGACCCAGTGCAGGTTGGGTCGATCGACGGAACGGACCAGGTACCGCACGACCGGGCACTGGTACGCGCTATCAACTCCAGCTATCGGCCAAATCGAAAGGTGAAAGGTAATCCGATGCACACGATTTTCGTCGGTCGGTTGGCACATTCCGTTACGGAG GAACAGTTACGCGCTAAGTTTGCACCCTTTGGCACAATCGTTCACGCACGGTTGGTCACCGATATCATTACCGGACTGCCCCGAGGATACGCGTTCATTGAGTACAGTGATCGGGATGAGGCGCTGCGAGCAATCGACCGCATGCATGGGGTAACCATCGATGGGAAGGAGATCCTCGTCGACGAGGAATGGGAAAGAAGGTTGGAAGGTTGGAAACCGCGCCGCCTGGGTGGTGGTTTTGGGGGTAGGAAAAAATCGCAACAGTTAAGATTTGGCTGCAAGGTACAACCGTTCCGGAGGCCTATTCTTGAGCCGTCCGGTACCGGTGCCGGTGTGTCGAGTGTGAGCGAATGGAATCGTCGGGTTCGTCATCGAAAGGAAGGAGGATCCAAGTCTACCAAAAGGGACAAAACCAATGATGGATAG